CTTTTTTTTATTTTTCAACTATAATTTTTCTAATATAAATACAATAATATCTATAATTTTAAAGGAGGGTATGATTATGATTGCAGCTTTTTTTGATATTGATGGTACTATTTTTAGAAACTCTCTTTTGACTGAACATTTTAAAAAACTGATAAAGTATGATTTATTAGATTTTAGTGAATATGATAGAAGAGTTAAAGAGGCTTTCAAACTTTGGGATGAAAGAGTTGGAAATTATGATAATTACTTAGGAGATCTTACTGGTACATATGTTGATGCTATCAAAGGACTTCCTACGAAATATAATGACTTTGTAGCTGACAAAGTAGTAGAATTAAAAGGAAATAAGGTATATGCTTATACTAGAAAAATGATAAAATGGCATAAAGAGCAAGGACATCTTGTTATTTTTATATCTGGAAGCCCTGATTTTTTAGTTTCAAGAATGGCAAAAAAATGGGGAGCAGATGACTTTTGTGGCTCTACTTACCACACCGATGAAAAAGGGGCTCTTACTGGTGAAATATCGCCAATGTGGGATTCTAAAAATAAATTAAAATCAATAAATAAATTTTGTGAAAAATATACAATTGATTTGGAGAAAAGCTATGCCTATGGAGATACCCATGGAGATATAACTATGCTAGAGTTAGTTGGTAATCCAAAAGCTATCAATCCTAGCTTAGAACTTATTAATACTATAAAAAATGATGAAAACTTAAAAGCAAAAACAGAAATCATTATTGAAAGAAAAGATGTGATCTACTCTGTAAATGCTGATGTTAAAATTTTAAATCCTAATTTTTAGATTTTTATTCTTATGAAATTGAGGAGGAAAGAAAAGTGGTGAAAAAATTCATTTACTTTATCGTTTCAACTCTACTTCTGTTTTTTAGTTCAAGTATCAATCCTAAGATGGATGTAAATAGCTTTTATGATAAAAATCAAGCTATCTATATGATACGTACTAACGATAATACAGAAAGTTACGGTTTTATCCAACTTAATAAGGTAGAAATTTTTGCTAAAAATATTATTAGAACTGGAACACCCTTAAATTCCTTTGAGATAAAACCTGTAGTTGAAAAAGTTATAGAGATTAAAGAGAGAACACCTCATCTCTATAAAATTGGAGACTATACAATTTTAACTCGATATGAGTCCCGCATACTACTCATTTAAAACTTCTTAATTTTTACTAAAAATATTTTAAAGTAAATTTTAAGGAGTTATATTATGAGAAATTTTTTTATTGGTACTGACGTTGGTTCAACAACTGTTAAAATTGTTTGTTTGGATGAGGAAAAAAATATTGTCTATTCTATTTATCAAAGACATCTTTCAAATGTAAGAGAGACTACTAAAAATATGTTTGATGAATTTTTTAAATTTATCAAAGAAAAATATGGAGAAGATATCAGTTTTAAGATAAATCTCACAGGTTCTAGTGGTATGGGAATTGCTAGTTGGATTGGAACAGAGTTTGTACAAGAAGTTATTGCTTGTATAAAAGCTATTGAAGTGGTGATTCCTGAAACAGATGTAGCTATTGAACTTGGTGGAGAGGATGCTAAAATTACTTTCTTAAAAAATGATATGGACCAAAGAATGAATGGTAGCTGTGCTGGAGGAACTGGTGCTTTTATTGATCAAATAGCAGCTCTTCTCAATACAGATGCAAGTGGTTTAAATGAGTTAGCAAAGGATTATGACACAATCTATCCTATTGCTGCTAGATGTGGAGTATTTGCTAAAACAGATATTCAACCTCTTGTTAATGAAGGAGTAAAAAAAGGAAACATAGCTGTATCAGTTTTTCAAGCAGTAGTAAATCAGACTATTACTGGACTTGCTTGTGGTAAAAAAATTACTGGGAAAGTAGCTTTCTTAGGAGGACCTCTTTTCTTTTTAAGTGAACTTAGAAAAAGATTCATTGAAACTTTAGAGTTATCTCCTGAAGATGTGATTTTTCCCAAAAATTCTCAAATTTTTGTAGCACAAGGAGCAGCACTACTTTCCGAAGAAAATAGTAACTCTTATTCTTTAGATGAACTTAAGAATAAGTTCTTAAAATTAAATGAAAAGGATACTTCTGAAACTTCAAGGCTTCAACCACTATTCAATAACAAAGAGGAAATTGAAGAGTTTTATTCTAGACATGAGAAAGAGAAGATAGAAAATAGAGATATTGCCAGTTATTCTGGAAATGCCTATCTCGGTATTGATGCTGGTTCTACTACAATAAAAATAGTACTCATTTCAGAAGAGAAAGAGATACTTTACTCTTTCTATTCTCACAATAAAGGAAATCCTTTAGATAATATAATTAGTAACTTAAAAACTCTTTATTCTAAACTACATGATGGTATTAAAATTAAGGGTTCTTGTGTAACTGGATATGGTGAAAATCTTATAAAGTCTGCTCTTAAAGTTGATAAAGGTGTTGTTGAAACCATCGCTCACTACAAAGGAGCTCAACACTTTCAACCTCAAGTTGATTTTATACTTGATATTGGTGGACAAGATATGAAGTGTTTAAGAATAGAAGATGGTGTCATTACCTCTATTCTACTTAATGAAGCTTGCTCATCGGGCTGTGGTTCATTCCTAGAAACTTTTGCAAACTCCCTTGGAATGGATATAAAGGAATTTGCAAAACTTGGACTTACATCTAAATCCCCTGCAGACTTAGGTACTAGATGTACAGTTTTTATGAACTCAAAAGTAAAACAAGCTCAAAAAGATGGAGTTGAAGTAGCTGATATATCTGCTGGTTTATCTTACTCTGTTGTGAAAAACACACTGTTTAAAGTAATAAAAATTAAAAATAAAGAGGAGCTTGGAAACTATATAGTAGTACAAGGTGGAACATTCCTAAATGACTGTGTTTTAAGAGCCTTTGAAAAAGTTTCTGAAAGAGAGGTAATAAGACCTAATATTGCTGGACTTATGGGAGCTTTTGGAGCAGCTCTTATTGCCCTAGAAGAAGCTGGAGAAAAATCTACACTTATGAATATGAAAGAGCTTGATAACTTCCATTACACTACTAGTCTTACTCGTTGTGGAATGTGTACTAATAAATGCCTATTAACTATTCATAAGTTTGAAAATGGTGAAAATTTTATTTCGGGAAACAGATGTGATAACCCTGTTGCCAAGATGAAGAAAAAACATGCTCCAAATATGTTTGAATACAAATACAACAGATTATTTAACTATGCACCATTAGAATTATCTCAAGCTACTAGAGGAGAGATTGGAATACCTAGAGTTCTAAATTTCTACGACTCTTATCCATTCTGGTTTACTCTACTTAC
This sequence is a window from Candidatus Fusobacterium pullicola. Protein-coding genes within it:
- a CDS encoding HAD-IB family hydrolase, whose product is MIAAFFDIDGTIFRNSLLTEHFKKLIKYDLLDFSEYDRRVKEAFKLWDERVGNYDNYLGDLTGTYVDAIKGLPTKYNDFVADKVVELKGNKVYAYTRKMIKWHKEQGHLVIFISGSPDFLVSRMAKKWGADDFCGSTYHTDEKGALTGEISPMWDSKNKLKSINKFCEKYTIDLEKSYAYGDTHGDITMLELVGNPKAINPSLELINTIKNDENLKAKTEIIIERKDVIYSVNADVKILNPNF